From a region of the Streptomyces sp. B21-083 genome:
- a CDS encoding carbohydrate ABC transporter permease, translating to MTTTATPTPVGRKPVARRRIALHIACLAALLVMLYPLAWLLATSLKPANEVIASLDLLPSHLEWSNYKTALDGVNDVSVWRLLTNSLLIAGGAVLGNVISCSLAAYAFARLRFRFRGPLFAFMIATIMLPHHAVLIPQYIIFNQLGMVNTYWPLILPKFLATEAFFVFLIVQFMRGLPRELEEAARIDGCGPFRSFFLVILPLTRPALITTAIFTFIWTWNDFFTQLIYLFSPDKFTLTLALRSFVDASSTSAFGPMFAMSVIALLPIVLFFLAFQRFLVEGMANSGIKG from the coding sequence ATGACGACCACCGCGACCCCGACTCCCGTCGGGCGCAAGCCCGTTGCCCGGCGGCGGATCGCCCTCCACATTGCCTGTCTGGCCGCGCTGCTCGTCATGCTGTACCCGCTGGCCTGGCTGCTCGCGACCTCCCTCAAGCCCGCGAACGAGGTCATCGCCAGCCTCGACCTGCTGCCCAGCCACCTGGAATGGTCCAACTACAAGACAGCCCTCGACGGCGTGAACGACGTCTCCGTCTGGCGCCTGCTCACCAACTCCCTGCTGATCGCGGGCGGCGCCGTCCTCGGCAACGTCATCAGCTGCTCCCTGGCGGCCTACGCCTTCGCGCGGCTGCGCTTCCGCTTCCGGGGCCCGCTCTTCGCGTTCATGATCGCGACGATCATGCTGCCGCACCACGCGGTACTGATCCCGCAGTACATCATCTTCAACCAGCTCGGCATGGTGAACACCTACTGGCCGCTGATCCTGCCCAAGTTCCTCGCCACGGAGGCGTTCTTCGTCTTCCTGATCGTGCAGTTCATGCGCGGACTGCCGAGAGAACTGGAGGAGGCGGCACGCATCGACGGCTGCGGCCCGTTCCGCTCCTTCTTCCTGGTGATCCTCCCGCTCACCCGCCCCGCGCTGATCACCACCGCCATCTTCACCTTCATCTGGACCTGGAACGACTTCTTCACCCAGCTGATCTACCTCTTCTCGCCGGACAAGTTCACCCTCACCCTGGCGCTCCGCTCGTTCGTGGACGCGTCCAGCACCTCCGCCTTCGGCCCGATGTTCGCCATGTCGGTGATCGCGCTGCTGCCGATCGTGCTGTTCTTCCTCGCCTTCCAGCGGTTCCTGGTGGAGGGCATGGCCAACTCCGGGATCAAGGGGTGA
- a CDS encoding carbohydrate ABC transporter permease, with amino-acid sequence MTTTETPAPARTAQATPEQRPKRQREGAAWVFLSPWVLGACVLTLLPMAVSLYLSFTDYDMFNSPNWVGLRNYTQMFTEDPRYWRSVVATLTYVVIAVPLQLGLALVVALALKNMKRGRAFYRSAFYAPSLLGASMSVALVWRALFNDGGTVDNLFGTGGWIFRPGWALVTVALLTVWQFGAPMVIFLAGLQQIPGELYEAAEVDSASRWRQFRSITVPMLSPVIFFNLVLQTIQAFQVFTPAFAVSGGKGGPADSTLFYTLYLYDRGFVASHMGYASAMAWVLLLVIGAVTAILFRTSRSWVFYASDTEGGVR; translated from the coding sequence ATGACCACCACCGAGACACCGGCCCCCGCCCGCACCGCGCAGGCCACCCCCGAACAGCGGCCGAAACGACAACGCGAGGGCGCCGCCTGGGTGTTCCTGTCCCCCTGGGTGCTGGGTGCCTGCGTCCTCACCCTGCTCCCCATGGCGGTGTCGCTCTACCTCTCCTTCACCGACTACGACATGTTCAACTCGCCGAACTGGGTGGGCCTGCGCAACTACACGCAGATGTTCACCGAGGACCCGCGCTACTGGCGGTCGGTCGTCGCGACCCTCACCTACGTCGTCATCGCGGTCCCGCTCCAGCTGGGACTCGCCCTCGTCGTCGCCCTCGCCCTGAAGAACATGAAACGCGGCCGGGCCTTCTACCGCTCCGCTTTCTACGCCCCCTCCCTCCTGGGCGCCTCGATGTCCGTCGCCCTCGTCTGGCGGGCGCTGTTCAACGACGGCGGCACCGTCGACAACCTCTTCGGCACCGGCGGCTGGATCTTCCGGCCCGGCTGGGCCCTCGTCACCGTGGCCCTGCTGACCGTGTGGCAGTTCGGTGCCCCGATGGTCATCTTCCTCGCCGGACTCCAGCAGATCCCGGGGGAGTTGTACGAGGCGGCCGAGGTGGACAGCGCGAGCCGGTGGCGTCAGTTCCGCTCCATCACCGTACCGATGCTGTCCCCGGTGATCTTCTTCAACCTGGTCCTCCAGACGATCCAGGCGTTCCAGGTCTTCACCCCCGCCTTCGCGGTGAGCGGCGGCAAGGGCGGCCCGGCCGACTCGACCCTCTTCTACACCCTCTACCTGTACGACCGGGGCTTCGTCGCCTCCCACATGGGCTACGCGTCCGCCATGGCCTGGGTGCTCCTGCTCGTCATCGGCGCCGTCACCGCCATACTCTTCCGGACCTCGCGCTCCTGGGTCTTCTACGCCTCCGACACCGAAGGGGGCGTCCGATGA
- a CDS encoding ABC transporter substrate-binding protein, protein MPGNRTRTRTGKKSRTGKKPRRSRKAAAAVATGLAVALCAALTACLGPDGSTSAGGKVVLRYTWWGNPDRAARTQAAVDLFEKKHPDVDVQTSFAGYDAYKQKLATQAAGGDAPDVMQLDYRMIDQYASGGVLLDLGTQRTTLRTGEFEPGLLATGKLNGKQYAVPQGRGTEAVVHDPTQWKEAGLEPPADASAGGWTWDQWADAMRVLKKKTGKPGGTDPGQSEDAFEVWLRGQGRSLYTEGHELGFTVDDLTRWWTFTDGLRREGVVSPAEQTTQLDGSVENTPLGRGKALSDMNWDAPASGYLALIPDGIALAPMPSGPDGTPGQYFKPSMFMGVAADTGSPEQAALLVDFMLNDREAAAILGATRGIPVNESIREELAPKLKDFDKTIYAYQATLEGKLATPPQAPPSGDSALQTTFQRDYDQVSYERMSPREAAQDYVTEAKAELRS, encoded by the coding sequence ATGCCCGGAAACCGGACGAGGACCAGAACAGGGAAGAAGTCCCGGACGGGGAAGAAGCCCAGGCGGTCACGGAAGGCGGCTGCGGCCGTCGCCACGGGGCTCGCCGTCGCCCTCTGTGCCGCACTCACCGCCTGCTTGGGCCCGGACGGTTCGACGAGCGCGGGCGGCAAGGTCGTCCTGCGGTACACCTGGTGGGGCAACCCGGACCGGGCGGCCAGGACCCAGGCGGCGGTCGACCTCTTCGAGAAGAAGCATCCGGACGTCGACGTCCAGACCTCGTTCGCCGGTTACGACGCCTACAAGCAGAAGCTGGCGACCCAGGCGGCCGGCGGGGACGCCCCCGACGTCATGCAGCTCGACTACCGGATGATCGACCAGTACGCCTCCGGCGGTGTCCTCCTCGACCTCGGCACACAGCGAACCACTCTCAGGACAGGGGAGTTCGAGCCCGGACTGCTCGCCACCGGCAAACTGAACGGCAAGCAGTACGCCGTCCCGCAGGGACGCGGCACCGAGGCCGTCGTCCACGACCCCACCCAGTGGAAGGAAGCGGGTCTGGAGCCGCCCGCCGACGCCTCGGCCGGCGGCTGGACCTGGGACCAATGGGCCGACGCCATGCGGGTGCTGAAGAAGAAGACCGGCAAACCCGGCGGCACCGACCCCGGGCAGAGCGAGGACGCCTTCGAGGTCTGGCTGCGCGGCCAGGGCAGGTCCCTCTACACCGAGGGCCATGAACTCGGCTTTACCGTCGATGACTTGACCCGCTGGTGGACGTTCACCGACGGACTGCGCCGCGAAGGCGTCGTCTCGCCGGCCGAGCAGACCACCCAGCTCGACGGCTCGGTGGAGAACACCCCGCTCGGCCGCGGCAAGGCCCTGTCCGACATGAACTGGGACGCTCCGGCCAGCGGTTACCTCGCTCTGATCCCGGACGGCATCGCTCTCGCCCCCATGCCGTCGGGCCCGGACGGCACCCCCGGCCAGTACTTCAAGCCCTCCATGTTCATGGGCGTCGCCGCCGACACCGGCAGCCCCGAACAGGCCGCGCTCCTCGTCGACTTCATGCTCAACGACCGCGAGGCCGCGGCGATTCTCGGCGCGACCCGGGGCATCCCCGTCAACGAGTCGATCCGCGAGGAACTCGCCCCGAAGCTGAAGGACTTCGACAAGACGATCTACGCCTACCAGGCCACCCTCGAAGGAAAGCTCGCCACCCCGCCCCAGGCACCCCCTTCTGGTGACAGCGCCCTGCAGACCACCTTCCAGCGCGACTACGACCAGGTGTCGTACGAGCGGATGTCGCCGCGCGAGGCGGCCCAGGACTACGTCACCGAGGCGAAGGCGGAGCTGCGGTCATGA
- a CDS encoding cytochrome P450, with amino-acid sequence MDRQPHDRLDELQSDPYPHYTRAHAAEGLTFVAELDAWLVARDADVREVLRRDQDFSSAGALRPDVMPAPAALGVLGGGFGGRPVVVGADGTRHQELRAPIVKGLSPARVAGVVPYAAERAAALVDAFVHGDRGEAGEHRGGRVELMSAYARRLPGEVIGRIVGLDPADVSAVVHGGYRAEELLFRPLLEDEQTAAAQDVVATQHILDRYARARHAEPREDLCTEIVASVTTPGDSEADDDSGELTLDQRHEAVSHLQNLLIAGHLTTTALIGTTVLHLLRHPAQWELLCAEPDRIPAAVEEAARYDTALQGFRRVTTRPVTLAGTELPAGATLFVAFGAANRDGERHPRADEFDITRSPVRHLAFGLGAHACPGSQLAREQLRLTLEELTSRLPGLRLAEGHPVTMRPTMIHRSPRDLHLTW; translated from the coding sequence GTGGACCGTCAACCGCACGACAGACTCGACGAGTTGCAGAGCGACCCCTATCCGCACTACACCCGCGCCCACGCCGCCGAAGGGCTGACCTTCGTCGCCGAACTCGATGCCTGGCTGGTCGCCCGGGACGCAGACGTACGCGAAGTGCTCCGTCGCGACCAGGACTTCTCCTCGGCCGGTGCGCTGCGCCCCGACGTCATGCCGGCGCCCGCCGCGCTCGGCGTGCTGGGCGGCGGCTTCGGCGGGCGGCCAGTCGTCGTCGGCGCGGACGGCACCCGGCACCAGGAGCTGCGCGCACCCATCGTCAAGGGCCTCTCGCCCGCCCGGGTCGCCGGCGTCGTGCCGTACGCCGCCGAGCGTGCCGCCGCCCTGGTCGACGCGTTCGTGCACGGTGACCGGGGTGAGGCCGGTGAACACAGGGGCGGACGCGTGGAGTTGATGTCCGCGTACGCCCGCCGACTACCCGGAGAGGTCATCGGCAGGATCGTCGGACTCGACCCCGCCGATGTCTCGGCCGTCGTGCACGGCGGGTACCGAGCCGAGGAACTCCTCTTCCGGCCCCTCTTGGAGGACGAGCAGACCGCCGCCGCCCAGGACGTCGTCGCCACGCAGCACATCCTCGACCGGTACGCCCGCGCCCGGCACGCCGAACCCCGCGAGGACCTCTGCACGGAGATCGTCGCCTCCGTCACCACCCCCGGCGACAGCGAAGCCGACGACGACAGTGGCGAACTCACCCTCGACCAGCGCCACGAGGCCGTGTCCCACCTCCAGAACCTGCTGATCGCCGGACATCTCACCACCACCGCGCTCATCGGCACGACGGTTCTCCATCTACTCCGGCATCCCGCCCAGTGGGAGCTGCTGTGCGCGGAACCCGACCGCATCCCGGCCGCCGTGGAGGAGGCCGCCCGGTACGACACCGCGCTCCAGGGATTCCGCCGCGTCACCACCCGCCCGGTCACTCTCGCGGGCACCGAACTCCCCGCCGGAGCCACGCTGTTCGTCGCCTTCGGCGCCGCCAACCGGGACGGCGAGCGGCACCCCCGCGCGGACGAGTTCGACATCACCCGCAGCCCGGTACGTCACCTCGCCTTCGGTCTCGGCGCCCACGCCTGCCCCGGCTCCCAGCTCGCCCGCGAGCAACTCCGGCTCACCCTGGAGGAGTTGACCAGCCGCCTGCCGGGGCTGCGACTGGCCGAGGGCCACCCGGTCACCATGCGCCCGACGATGATCCACCGCTCTCCTCGGGACCTCCATCTGACGTGGTGA
- a CDS encoding SRPBCC family protein: MVNFLLERTVPLPLDEAWSRLTAWPRHASVVPLTRVTVLTAPPTHEGTVFVARSGIGPLAFDDRMEVTVWRPPTDDTPGLCRLEKRGRVVLGWAEIEVSPGPGGRSRVIWREELRVRLLPSLLDRPLEGASRYVFGRAVNRLLRTG, translated from the coding sequence GTGGTCAACTTCCTCCTCGAACGTACGGTGCCGCTCCCCCTCGACGAGGCCTGGAGCCGGCTCACGGCGTGGCCCCGCCACGCCTCCGTGGTCCCCCTGACCCGCGTCACGGTGCTCACCGCCCCGCCGACCCACGAGGGCACGGTGTTCGTCGCCCGCTCGGGGATCGGTCCCCTCGCCTTCGACGACCGGATGGAGGTCACCGTCTGGCGTCCCCCGACGGACGACACCCCGGGACTGTGCCGCCTGGAGAAACGCGGCCGGGTCGTCCTGGGCTGGGCGGAGATCGAGGTGAGCCCGGGCCCGGGGGGCCGCTCGCGGGTGATCTGGCGCGAGGAGTTGCGCGTACGCCTGCTGCCGTCGCTGCTCGACCGCCCGCTGGAGGGTGCCTCGCGGTATGTCTTCGGGCGGGCGGTGAACCGGCTGCTGAGGACGGGGTGA
- a CDS encoding XdhC/CoxI family protein — translation MLDIAEELHRWVEQGRDFAVATVVAVSGSAPRRPGAALAVDADGTAIGSVSGGCVEGAVYELCQQALVDGESVLERFGYSDDDAFAVGLTCGGVIDILVTPVRASAPVRSVFASALAAAAKGQAAAVARIVSGPGELLGRALLVGPDGSYEGGFGGHPELDRTVAAEARAQLDAGRTGTLEIGERGSRCGAPLTVLVESSVPPPRMIVFGAIDFASALARMGKFLGYHVTVCDARPVFATRARFPEADEIVVEWPHRYLERTAVDARTALCVLTHDAKFDVPLLQLALRLPVAYVGAMGSRQTHLDRNERLREVGVTELELARLRSPIGLDLGARTPEETALSIVSEIVADRRGGSGVSLTGAHTPIHHDVTSASAPVGRIGSVA, via the coding sequence ATGCTGGACATCGCCGAAGAACTGCACCGGTGGGTCGAGCAGGGACGTGACTTCGCCGTGGCCACCGTGGTGGCCGTGAGCGGCAGCGCGCCCCGCCGGCCCGGCGCCGCCCTGGCGGTGGACGCCGACGGCACGGCGATCGGCTCGGTCTCCGGCGGCTGTGTGGAGGGCGCGGTGTACGAGCTGTGCCAACAGGCCCTGGTGGACGGCGAATCGGTCCTCGAACGCTTCGGGTACAGCGACGACGACGCCTTCGCCGTGGGTCTGACCTGCGGCGGCGTCATCGACATCCTGGTGACGCCGGTGCGGGCGTCGGCGCCCGTCCGTTCCGTGTTCGCGTCGGCGCTGGCCGCCGCCGCGAAGGGGCAGGCGGCGGCCGTGGCGCGGATCGTCTCCGGCCCGGGAGAGCTGCTGGGCCGGGCCCTGCTCGTCGGCCCGGACGGCTCGTACGAGGGCGGCTTCGGCGGGCATCCCGAGCTGGACCGTACGGTGGCCGCCGAGGCGCGCGCCCAGCTCGACGCGGGCCGCACCGGCACCCTGGAGATCGGAGAGCGGGGCTCTCGTTGCGGAGCACCGCTCACGGTTCTGGTCGAGTCGTCGGTGCCGCCGCCCCGGATGATCGTGTTCGGCGCGATCGACTTCGCGTCCGCGCTGGCCCGCATGGGCAAGTTCCTCGGCTACCACGTGACGGTGTGCGACGCCCGCCCGGTGTTCGCGACGCGCGCCCGTTTCCCCGAGGCGGACGAGATCGTCGTCGAGTGGCCGCACCGCTACCTGGAACGGACGGCCGTGGACGCCCGTACGGCCCTGTGTGTCCTCACCCACGACGCCAAGTTCGACGTACCCCTGCTCCAGCTCGCACTGCGGCTTCCCGTGGCCTACGTCGGCGCGATGGGCTCCCGCCAAACCCACCTGGACCGCAATGAGCGACTGCGCGAAGTCGGCGTCACCGAGCTGGAGTTGGCACGCCTCAGGTCGCCGATCGGACTGGACCTGGGCGCTCGTACGCCCGAGGAGACCGCCTTGTCCATCGTGTCGGAGATCGTCGCCGACCGGCGTGGCGGCAGCGGGGTCTCGCTGACGGGGGCGCACACGCCGATCCACCACGACGTCACCTCGGCGTCCGCACCGGTGGGGCGGATCGGGTCGGTGGCCTGA
- a CDS encoding NCS2 family permease, whose protein sequence is MTQQSVRPRPIEAPPGARSPLDRYFHITARDSTLAREIRGGITTFMAMAYILLLNPLILSGKDAAGNTLGQQALITATAFAAALTTLLMGFLGKVPLALAAGLSVSGVLSSQVAPAMTWPQAMGMCVLYGVVIMLLVVTGLREMIMNAIPLALKHAITMGIGLFVALIGLVKAGFVHQGVATPLSLGPDGELAGWPVLLFAATLLLIFMLQARGVPGAILIGIVSGTVLAVVLNAADVIDPKQWASGAPELHGSAVSMPDFSLFGDVEFGGWGQAGAMTVGVIVFTLVLAGFFDAMATIIGVGTEAGLADDKGRMPGLSKALFIDGAGGAIGGVAGASGQTVFVESATGVGEGARTGLSSVVTGLFFAACLFFTPLTAIVPGEVAAAALVVIGAMMMSNARHVDWADRATAVPVFLTVVIMPFTYSITAGVAAGVISYVAIKIAQGSAREIGAFMWALTGIFFVYFALNPLEGWLGVH, encoded by the coding sequence GTGACCCAGCAGTCGGTACGGCCAAGGCCCATCGAGGCGCCCCCAGGCGCCCGATCCCCCCTCGACCGCTACTTCCACATCACCGCCCGCGACTCCACCCTCGCCCGAGAGATACGCGGCGGCATCACCACCTTCATGGCGATGGCGTACATCCTGCTTCTCAACCCGCTGATCCTCTCCGGCAAGGACGCCGCCGGAAACACCCTCGGCCAGCAGGCACTGATCACCGCCACCGCCTTCGCGGCAGCCCTCACCACGCTCCTCATGGGCTTCCTCGGCAAGGTCCCGCTCGCGCTCGCGGCCGGCCTGTCCGTGTCCGGCGTCCTGTCCTCGCAGGTGGCGCCCGCCATGACCTGGCCGCAGGCGATGGGCATGTGCGTGCTGTACGGCGTCGTCATCATGCTGCTGGTCGTCACCGGCCTCCGCGAGATGATCATGAACGCGATCCCGCTGGCGCTGAAGCACGCGATCACCATGGGCATCGGTCTGTTCGTCGCGCTGATCGGCCTGGTGAAGGCCGGCTTCGTCCACCAGGGCGTCGCGACCCCGCTCTCCCTCGGTCCGGACGGCGAACTCGCGGGCTGGCCCGTCCTGTTGTTCGCCGCGACCCTCCTCCTCATCTTCATGCTGCAGGCCAGAGGCGTGCCCGGCGCCATCCTCATCGGCATCGTCAGCGGTACCGTGCTCGCCGTCGTGCTCAACGCGGCGGACGTCATCGACCCGAAGCAATGGGCGAGCGGTGCACCGGAGTTGCACGGCAGCGCGGTGTCGATGCCGGACTTCTCGCTCTTCGGGGACGTCGAGTTCGGCGGCTGGGGGCAGGCCGGCGCGATGACGGTCGGCGTGATCGTGTTCACCCTCGTCCTCGCCGGTTTCTTCGACGCGATGGCGACGATCATCGGCGTCGGCACGGAGGCCGGACTCGCCGACGACAAGGGCCGGATGCCGGGCCTGTCCAAGGCGCTGTTCATCGACGGCGCGGGCGGGGCGATCGGCGGTGTCGCCGGCGCGTCGGGCCAGACGGTGTTCGTGGAGTCGGCGACCGGCGTGGGGGAGGGTGCCCGCACCGGCCTGTCCTCCGTCGTCACCGGCCTGTTCTTCGCGGCCTGTCTGTTCTTCACACCGCTGACGGCGATCGTGCCCGGGGAGGTCGCGGCGGCGGCCCTGGTGGTGATCGGCGCGATGATGATGTCGAACGCCCGGCACGTCGACTGGGCCGACCGCGCCACCGCCGTCCCGGTCTTCCTGACCGTCGTGATCATGCCGTTCACGTACTCGATCACGGCGGGTGTCGCGGCCGGCGTGATCTCGTACGTCGCCATCAAGATCGCGCAGGGCAGCGCACGGGAGATCGGTGCGTTCATGTGGGCCCTGACAGGCATCTTCTTCGTCTATTTCGCCCTCAATCCTCTTGAGGGCTGGCTGGGCGTGCACTAG